The following proteins are co-located in the Ancylothrix sp. D3o genome:
- the murQ gene encoding N-acetylmuramic acid 6-phosphate etherase — protein MNNLEERGHLLTEQVNPNSQNLDQLSSLELVELFNSEDAKTLSAIAEAKEQLAKAIDIGAHQLHRGGRLFYVGAGTSGRLGVLDAAECPPTFCSPPELVQGIIAGGAGALIRSSEDLEDRAEDGAEAIAHRQITELDVVVGITAGGTTPFVQGALNAAKARGASTVLIACVPATQVKSEADVDIRLLVGPEILAGSTRLKAGTVTKMALNIISTGVMVKLGKVYGNRMVDVAVTNKKLHDRALRMLVDLTELSREDAGYLLERSGRSVKLSLLMHWTGLDKEAGVELLNAHQGQLRPALLSYQKSQQ, from the coding sequence ATGAATAATTTAGAAGAACGCGGACACCTACTCACTGAACAAGTTAACCCCAATAGCCAAAACCTTGATCAGCTTAGTTCTTTGGAATTGGTGGAGTTGTTTAATTCTGAGGATGCAAAAACTCTTTCGGCTATTGCTGAGGCTAAGGAACAATTGGCTAAGGCTATTGATATCGGCGCTCATCAATTGCATCGGGGTGGCCGGTTGTTTTATGTGGGTGCGGGGACTTCTGGCCGGTTGGGAGTTTTGGATGCGGCGGAATGTCCGCCTACTTTCTGCTCACCGCCGGAGTTGGTGCAGGGTATTATTGCTGGGGGGGCCGGTGCGCTGATTCGCAGTTCGGAAGATTTGGAGGATCGCGCGGAAGATGGGGCGGAGGCTATTGCTCACCGGCAAATTACTGAGTTGGATGTGGTGGTGGGTATTACTGCCGGCGGGACTACTCCTTTTGTTCAAGGTGCTCTGAATGCTGCTAAAGCACGGGGCGCTAGTACGGTTTTGATTGCTTGTGTGCCGGCTACTCAGGTGAAGTCTGAGGCGGATGTGGATATTCGTTTGTTGGTGGGGCCGGAAATTTTGGCCGGTTCGACGCGACTTAAGGCCGGTACGGTTACTAAGATGGCTTTGAATATTATTTCTACCGGCGTGATGGTGAAGCTAGGTAAGGTTTATGGTAATCGCATGGTTGATGTGGCTGTCACTAATAAAAAGCTACACGACCGCGCTTTACGAATGTTGGTAGATTTAACAGAGTTAAGTCGGGAAGATGCTGGTTATTTGCTTGAGCGTAGTGGCCGGTCGGTGAAGTTGTCTTTGCTGATGCACTGGACGGGGTTGGATAAGGAGGCCGGTGTTGAGTTACTTAATGCTCATCAAGGTCAACTGCGACCGGCCCTGCTTAGTTATCAAAAATCTCAGCAATAA
- a CDS encoding DUF3110 domain-containing protein, giving the protein MRVFVLLFNTGTENEGIHTLKDLRSERNKVLMFESEDDATRFGVLLEAQDFFNPSVESVDSEEVKEFCRSADYDWEIVPEGALAVPPETNVDQTDWQKEQRREAGEMSQSELDRIRRQLEGLL; this is encoded by the coding sequence ATGCGAGTGTTTGTCTTGCTTTTTAACACCGGCACAGAAAATGAGGGCATCCACACCCTTAAGGATTTGCGTTCTGAGCGCAATAAAGTTTTGATGTTTGAATCAGAAGACGATGCTACGCGGTTTGGTGTACTTTTGGAAGCTCAGGATTTTTTTAACCCTTCTGTAGAATCGGTGGACTCGGAAGAAGTTAAGGAGTTTTGCCGCAGTGCCGATTATGATTGGGAAATTGTGCCAGAAGGGGCTCTGGCTGTGCCTCCAGAAACAAATGTGGATCAAACAGACTGGCAAAAAGAGCAACGAAGAGAAGCTGGTGAGATGTCACAATCAGAGTTAGATCGGATTCGCCGGCAATTAGAAGGGCTGCTTTAG
- a CDS encoding calcium-binding protein, whose protein sequence is MPTAVFPEYVGDEELLEGFYEGVIDLPDSVFESGTTVGSPNGGSGNNSGTDQADSLRGNTGSDTLLGLAGNDTIEGVGGPDWLYGNGDDDSILGGQDSDTILGGRGNDLLFGNEGSDYLNGNRESDTLFGGAGDDSIYGGQDNDSLLGEAGNDTMLGNLGADTLTGGDGADQFVIAKATGGTSLSNADVITDYRPGQDLILLGDNLTVQDLRLSAGTGEQQGNLVIQLQETNDYLLILQGIAGNNLGGGNFSPAVF, encoded by the coding sequence ATGCCAACGGCTGTATTTCCTGAATATGTAGGCGACGAAGAATTGCTAGAAGGTTTTTACGAGGGAGTTATCGATCTCCCTGATAGTGTGTTTGAATCAGGCACAACAGTCGGCAGCCCTAATGGAGGGAGTGGAAATAATTCGGGAACCGACCAAGCAGACAGTCTCAGAGGAAACACTGGATCTGATACTTTATTAGGATTGGCAGGAAACGATACCATCGAAGGAGTCGGCGGCCCCGATTGGCTCTATGGTAATGGAGATGACGACTCGATTCTAGGGGGCCAAGATTCAGATACAATTTTGGGCGGACGGGGAAATGACTTGCTGTTTGGCAACGAAGGAAGCGATTATCTCAACGGCAACCGCGAAAGCGATACCCTGTTTGGAGGTGCTGGTGATGATTCAATTTATGGCGGTCAAGATAACGATAGCCTGTTAGGGGAAGCTGGAAACGATACCATGTTGGGAAACTTGGGGGCGGATACCCTGACCGGCGGAGATGGCGCTGATCAATTTGTGATTGCTAAAGCCACCGGCGGTACAAGCCTCTCCAATGCAGATGTAATTACTGATTACCGGCCCGGACAAGATTTAATATTGTTAGGCGATAATTTGACAGTGCAAGATTTACGCCTCTCTGCCGGCACCGGCGAGCAGCAGGGAAATTTGGTTATTCAACTACAAGAAACCAATGACTATTTGCTAATTTTGCAAGGTATTGCAGGAAATAATCTCGGCGGTGGTAATTTTAGTCCGGCTGTATTTTAG
- a CDS encoding translocation/assembly module TamB, with product MTNSPNSSNNQPQERPNRPNWRRRLKFTGIGLGVAATAGVTAGGIYGWNFVNNDLAPLVERELTQTLKRPVQLGKVEDFTYNGLRFGPSALPATPTDPDRATVEAVDINFNLLQLITTRKLILDITLINPNAYIEQEQNGEWVQIPKPEEKEDSGVIKTEVDTLKLQNATVVLLPASLSPNNPQTANLPIRLFSVNGQLQLREQNQLYLYQVEGKPAAGGSFAIQGETLLPNRPTNLKVNAQDFLALDLYRLLARTVKLPIALNSGKVDGNLDIRIRPQEQAEIRGTARVKSVVAKINPLPKLLSETNGNLEFLGNDINVRNITTIYGKVPAVANGLISLRSNSNLGIVVRPVNVSDALETIDVKIPFTTAGNVQLDILVKGPITEPIVVGNVRTPDNNQSKEPPLKIDRVDLAKLSANFQFTKGLVELKDIEATPNAGGKITSSGTIRLASQDRPTSLSFGFNATQLPGNFYGPVYGVSPDIRIGTVSATGEIVGPADKLQTTVNWQAPEAIFPATGKVIIAGDTILLRDTLATVAGGTATLSGQLVGRQWSATIEPLGLKLSQLAQLANREFIEDPNAKISNTNIPGQIISGRLQLSGNTAASSPENITADGNLLVSVAQGAASIKTEISNGQLQAIVEPVGLELSELAELANSFSPPGQQLPISAPEIASLPVEFLGGDVTFSAPINNISADTISGSTNVQLKVAGGDTTITGTLENGQWQAAVQGSQIQVGQLVAIPANVPTGPATVQATLSGTTNNLTNDAIRVNGAARVAVAGGSVDVRDLRVAEGRWAATVEANDIQPAFAVSVASVSEQLGRFNGNFEVSGSTQEVNVNNIRVNGSGNLAVADGRANVTVNSQEGQILASVEAVEVPVSPFVGGNVNVPSSLLGRFNGNFDVALKAPENEEINLTEVAINGSGRLGVGQGAADVTVSTTGNRWQATVAAAGLPVQPLLPAQVGEIASEIGNFTGNFTFAGLTNNFDLAGIRGSGSGNLGLAGGTITANNVQLNGGRWQATVEPENVKISRFSNQLKGELDGNLNVGGSLSELSLAGIRAEGRVRLSEGVAFLNDPLSSVIAWDGRRLQIKEAKSAQLNASGVIDINTQNSAGLQINNFDLNVEAQKLNIADLAKYGLSFNNSNQGVSLPLIAGQTDFNGKISGSLNAPKLAGNVQVYNLVVDQINFEPVLAGRVNVAPGSVVDVDLRGNNDRIALNLDRNYLPTNVLVRSGEVLASATRNDNRLRLNLEQFPINALKLTAPAIAGPGYVSGEISANLDLNLGNALSCRSIDCAVQNLQGGGKVAIANPRVGYVKADNFTGEVAVRNGMATLDGGSLKQGETEYLLSGRVGLGANPQYQASVQIKQGQLQQVLTSLQIFRLEDFQRGIKPPEYAKGEEVRPTGVSVQNQDILNQLRRFAEIQALLEKQKTAREEASPLPDLADLRGAFSGEISVNGSLAGGLQAANFRVQGQDWNWGRYTVDQALVEGRYQDGVVTLLPLRLQRADGVFAFAGTLGGERQSGQLQIENFPIEPLQELAEKLGGDLPLDVTGKLNAKATIGGSVFNPQVVGEVALVEGSLNQTPVQKAQASFALSDLRLNFGSTVLVSGPEPIQAVGSVPLLPLPGRDQITLALNVQNEALAVLNVLTNQQLQWVSGKGQVQVKVEGTLREPLATGVAVFEDAVMQAKLLPEPLTNVTGRVVFNRDRIAVEGIKGRFSEGEVVAQGVLPIFAPLGGNDPDRGNSLRVSLDRLAVNLKGLYRGGVTGLVGIAGTAFRPQIGGRIELSNGQVLLAEAVANRATGTAAAGRDVAAEDQGRFEVGFNNLLLVLGDNIAISQVPLFNFLAAGNLRINGPLYELQPAGTIRLTRGEVNLFTTQFRLAGGYEQTATFVPNRGLDPLLDVRLIALVNEVTGSRVPTSAFSNEIADNPITAFGSSQTVRIQARVEGPASQLFNSLELTSSPGRSESEIVALLGGGFVNTLGRGDSSLALANLAGSALLSPIESALSRALGLTEFRLFPTVGTNDGRRTSTLGLAAEAGIDITQSLSASVLRILTDNQPTQFGLRYRLNEQTLLRGSTDFSGDSRATVEYELRF from the coding sequence ATGACTAATTCCCCAAATTCAAGCAACAATCAACCGCAAGAACGCCCCAACCGGCCCAACTGGCGACGGCGCTTGAAATTTACCGGCATCGGTTTGGGTGTGGCGGCGACAGCGGGAGTGACAGCCGGTGGTATTTATGGCTGGAATTTTGTTAATAATGACCTGGCGCCTTTGGTAGAAAGAGAACTCACCCAAACTTTAAAACGTCCGGTACAACTCGGAAAAGTCGAAGATTTTACCTACAATGGTCTGCGCTTTGGCCCTTCGGCGTTGCCGGCTACCCCAACTGACCCTGACCGTGCTACGGTTGAGGCGGTTGATATTAACTTTAATTTGCTGCAATTAATCACTACAAGAAAGCTAATTCTCGATATTACATTAATTAACCCAAACGCCTATATAGAACAAGAGCAAAACGGTGAATGGGTACAAATTCCGAAACCAGAAGAAAAAGAAGATTCTGGGGTTATTAAAACAGAAGTTGATACCCTAAAATTGCAAAATGCGACGGTGGTTTTATTGCCGGCTTCTTTGAGTCCAAATAATCCTCAAACTGCTAATCTTCCCATTAGGTTATTTTCGGTTAACGGTCAACTACAACTACGCGAACAAAACCAACTTTATCTTTATCAAGTGGAAGGCAAACCGGCTGCGGGGGGTTCTTTTGCTATTCAAGGAGAAACGCTTCTTCCCAATCGTCCGACAAATTTAAAGGTCAATGCTCAAGATTTTTTAGCTCTTGATTTATACCGTTTGCTTGCTCGCACTGTCAAGCTACCTATTGCTTTAAATAGCGGCAAAGTTGATGGCAATTTAGATATCCGTATTCGTCCCCAAGAACAAGCCGAAATTCGCGGCACAGCCAGGGTAAAATCAGTTGTTGCTAAAATAAATCCTCTGCCTAAGCTTTTATCAGAAACTAATGGAAATTTAGAGTTTCTTGGCAATGATATTAATGTTAGAAATATCACGACAATTTATGGCAAAGTGCCGGCGGTGGCGAATGGGTTAATTTCTCTAAGAAGTAACTCTAATTTGGGCATTGTTGTTAGGCCGGTGAATGTTAGTGATGCTTTAGAAACTATAGATGTAAAAATTCCTTTTACTACGGCGGGAAATGTCCAGCTTGATATTTTGGTGAAAGGCCCAATTACTGAGCCAATTGTTGTTGGCAATGTTCGCACTCCTGATAATAATCAATCTAAAGAACCGCCGTTAAAAATTGACCGTGTTGATTTAGCAAAACTCAGCGCTAATTTTCAATTTACTAAGGGTCTTGTTGAATTAAAAGATATTGAGGCTACGCCAAATGCTGGGGGTAAAATTACTTCTTCTGGCACAATTCGCCTCGCTTCACAAGACCGGCCTACTTCGTTGTCTTTCGGGTTTAATGCAACTCAATTACCGGGGAATTTTTACGGCCCTGTTTATGGGGTTTCTCCTGATATTAGAATTGGTACTGTTTCTGCGACTGGCGAAATTGTCGGGCCGGCGGATAAGTTGCAAACTACTGTTAATTGGCAAGCGCCAGAGGCAATTTTTCCGGCAACCGGCAAGGTTATTATTGCGGGCGACACGATTTTATTGCGTGATACTCTTGCTACAGTTGCCGGGGGGACGGCGACGCTTTCGGGTCAATTAGTTGGCAGACAATGGAGTGCAACTATTGAACCTTTGGGTTTAAAATTAAGCCAACTTGCTCAACTTGCTAATCGAGAATTTATTGAAGATCCAAACGCTAAAATTTCTAATACGAATATTCCAGGGCAAATTATTAGCGGTCGTTTACAACTTTCGGGGAATACGGCGGCAAGTTCTCCCGAAAATATTACGGCTGATGGCAATTTGTTGGTGAGTGTTGCTCAGGGTGCGGCAAGTATTAAAACTGAGATAAGTAACGGCCAATTACAAGCGATTGTTGAGCCGGTTGGTTTGGAGTTAAGCGAGTTAGCTGAGTTGGCAAATTCTTTTTCGCCTCCTGGTCAACAGTTGCCTATTTCTGCGCCAGAAATTGCTAGTTTGCCGGTGGAGTTTTTGGGGGGTGATGTGACTTTTTCTGCCCCTATTAATAATATTTCTGCGGATACGATTTCTGGTAGTACCAATGTGCAATTAAAGGTAGCGGGTGGCGATACGACTATCACCGGCACTCTTGAAAATGGCCAATGGCAGGCGGCTGTTCAAGGTTCGCAAATTCAAGTGGGACAGTTGGTGGCCATACCGGCCAACGTTCCCACCGGCCCCGCCACCGTTCAAGCGACTTTATCCGGTACAACAAATAACTTGACAAATGATGCAATTCGTGTTAATGGGGCGGCGCGGGTAGCAGTGGCCGGTGGGTCTGTGGATGTGCGGGATCTGCGGGTGGCGGAGGGCCGGTGGGCCGCAACGGTAGAAGCAAATGATATTCAACCGGCCTTTGCTGTGTCGGTGGCTAGTGTGTCGGAACAGTTGGGCCGGTTTAATGGCAATTTTGAGGTTTCGGGTAGCACTCAGGAAGTGAATGTAAATAATATCCGGGTGAATGGTTCGGGTAATTTGGCGGTGGCAGATGGCAGAGCAAATGTTACGGTTAACAGCCAAGAAGGGCAGATTTTGGCTTCGGTGGAAGCGGTGGAAGTGCCGGTGAGTCCGTTTGTGGGGGGTAATGTAAATGTGCCTTCATCGTTGTTAGGTCGGTTTAATGGCAACTTTGATGTTGCATTAAAAGCACCAGAAAATGAAGAGATTAATTTAACGGAAGTAGCGATAAATGGGTCTGGCAGATTGGGGGTTGGGCAAGGGGCAGCAGATGTGACCGTTAGCACGACCGGCAACCGTTGGCAAGCGACGGTGGCGGCGGCTGGGTTGCCGGTTCAGCCTTTGTTGCCGGCGCAAGTGGGAGAAATTGCTTCAGAAATTGGAAATTTTACGGGTAATTTTACGTTTGCGGGGTTAACAAATAACTTTGATTTAGCAGGAATTCGCGGTAGTGGTTCTGGAAATTTAGGGCTGGCTGGGGGAACAATTACTGCTAATAATGTGCAGTTAAATGGGGGCCGTTGGCAGGCAACAGTTGAGCCAGAAAATGTAAAAATAAGCCGCTTTTCTAATCAGTTAAAAGGCGAGTTAGATGGCAATTTGAATGTAGGCGGAAGTTTGAGCGAGTTAAGTCTAGCAGGAATTAGGGCTGAAGGTAGAGTCAGGTTATCTGAAGGGGTGGCATTTTTGAATGATCCGTTATCTTCGGTGATTGCTTGGGATGGCAGAAGGCTGCAAATTAAAGAAGCAAAATCAGCCCAATTAAATGCAAGTGGTGTGATTGATATAAATACACAAAACTCAGCAGGATTGCAAATAAATAATTTTGATTTAAATGTAGAGGCACAGAAATTAAATATAGCAGATTTGGCAAAATATGGGTTAAGTTTCAACAATAGCAATCAAGGTGTTAGCTTGCCTTTAATTGCCGGCCAAACTGATTTTAATGGCAAAATTAGTGGCAGTTTAAATGCGCCGAAACTGGCAGGAAATGTGCAAGTCTATAATTTAGTGGTGGATCAGATCAATTTTGAGCCGGTTTTGGCCGGTCGAGTGAATGTGGCGCCGGGGAGTGTAGTGGATGTAGATTTAAGAGGAAATAATGACAGAATTGCTTTAAATTTGGATAGAAATTATTTGCCAACTAATGTTTTAGTCCGCAGTGGTGAGGTTTTGGCAAGTGCGACAAGAAACGACAACCGGCTGAGATTGAATCTTGAACAATTCCCGATTAATGCTTTGAAATTAACAGCGCCAGCAATTGCCGGCCCTGGCTATGTTTCGGGGGAAATTTCGGCAAATTTAGATTTGAATCTTGGTAATGCTTTAAGTTGTCGGAGTATAGATTGTGCTGTGCAAAATTTGCAAGGTGGGGGAAAAGTTGCTATTGCTAATCCTCGCGTGGGTTATGTGAAGGCGGATAATTTTACCGGGGAAGTTGCTGTTAGAAATGGGATGGCAACATTGGATGGTGGGAGTTTAAAACAGGGAGAGACTGAGTATTTATTGTCAGGAAGAGTAGGTCTGGGGGCAAATCCGCAATATCAAGCAAGTGTGCAGATTAAACAAGGTCAGTTGCAGCAAGTTTTAACATCTTTGCAAATTTTTAGATTAGAGGATTTTCAGCGGGGGATAAAACCACCTGAATATGCAAAAGGTGAGGAAGTAAGACCCACCGGCGTGAGTGTGCAAAATCAAGATATTCTTAATCAATTGAGGAGATTTGCTGAAATACAAGCATTGTTAGAAAAGCAAAAAACAGCGCGGGAAGAGGCTTCGCCTTTGCCTGATTTGGCGGATTTGCGGGGGGCGTTTAGTGGCGAGATTTCTGTGAATGGTTCGCTGGCCGGTGGGTTGCAGGCGGCGAATTTTAGGGTGCAGGGTCAAGATTGGAATTGGGGCCGCTATACGGTGGATCAGGCTTTGGTTGAGGGCCGGTATCAAGACGGGGTGGTGACGCTCTTGCCGCTGCGTTTACAGCGCGCTGATGGCGTTTTTGCCTTTGCCGGCACCCTCGGAGGTGAGCGCCAGTCGGGACAGTTACAAATTGAGAATTTCCCGATAGAACCGCTACAGGAGTTGGCTGAGAAGTTGGGCGGCGATTTGCCTTTGGATGTGACCGGCAAGTTGAATGCTAAGGCGACGATTGGCGGAAGTGTGTTTAATCCGCAGGTTGTAGGGGAGGTGGCGTTGGTTGAGGGCAGTTTGAATCAAACGCCAGTGCAGAAGGCGCAGGCGAGTTTTGCGCTGTCTGATTTGCGGTTAAATTTTGGTTCAACGGTACTCGTGAGTGGCCCGGAACCGATTCAGGCGGTGGGTAGTGTGCCGTTGTTGCCTTTGCCAGGGAGAGATCAAATAACTCTTGCATTGAATGTGCAAAATGAAGCGTTGGCTGTGTTAAATGTTCTCACGAATCAGCAGTTGCAATGGGTTAGCGGAAAGGGTCAAGTACAGGTTAAAGTTGAGGGGACTTTGCGGGAACCTTTGGCGACGGGGGTAGCGGTTTTTGAGGATGCTGTAATGCAGGCAAAGTTGTTACCAGAACCCTTGACGAATGTAACAGGAAGAGTCGTATTTAATCGTGACAGAATTGCGGTTGAGGGGATTAAGGGCCGGTTTAGTGAGGGTGAAGTAGTAGCACAGGGTGTGTTGCCAATTTTTGCACCTTTGGGAGGGAATGATCCTGATCGGGGTAATAGTTTGCGGGTGAGTTTAGACCGGCTGGCGGTGAATTTAAAGGGCTTATATCGCGGCGGTGTGACGGGTTTGGTGGGAATTGCCGGCACGGCTTTTAGACCGCAAATTGGGGGCCGAATTGAGCTTTCTAATGGTCAGGTTTTGTTGGCGGAAGCTGTGGCTAATCGGGCGACGGGAACGGCGGCGGCGGGTAGAGATGTCGCTGCGGAGGATCAAGGACGTTTTGAGGTTGGGTTTAATAATTTGTTGTTGGTTTTGGGAGATAATATTGCGATTTCTCAGGTGCCTTTGTTTAATTTTCTGGCGGCGGGAAATTTACGAATTAATGGGCCTTTGTATGAGTTGCAACCTGCGGGCACGATTCGTTTAACACGCGGTGAGGTGAATTTATTTACTACTCAATTTAGGTTAGCCGGTGGCTATGAACAAACCGCAACATTTGTGCCAAATCGCGGTTTAGATCCTTTGTTAGATGTGCGGTTAATTGCTTTGGTAAATGAGGTGACAGGAAGCCGGGTACCAACTTCGGCTTTTTCTAATGAAATTGCGGATAATCCGATTACGGCGTTTGGTAGTTCCCAAACTGTGCGTATTCAAGCGCGAGTAGAGGGGCCGGCTAGTCAGTTATTTAATAGTTTAGAGTTGACGAGTTCTCCGGGTAGAAGCGAGTCAGAAATAGTAGCTTTATTGGGTGGTGGTTTTGTTAATACTTTGGGGCGCGGTGATAGTTCCTTGGCGTTGGCAAATTTGGCGGGCTCGGCGCTTTTATCTCCTATTGAATCTGCTTTAAGTCGTGCTTTGGGTTTGACTGAGTTTCGCTTGTTTCCAACTGTGGGTACTAATGATGGTAGGCGGACTTCTACTTTGGGTTTGGCGGCGGAGGCGGGAATTGATATTACTCAGTCGCTTTCGGCTTCAGTTTTACGAATTTTGACGGATAATCAGCCTACTCAATTTGGTTTACGTTATCGTTTAAATGAGCAAACTTTGTTGAGGGGTTCAACGGATTTTTCGGGCGATAGTCGGGCAACTGTTGAGTATGAATTGCGCTTTTAG
- a CDS encoding Uma2 family endonuclease: protein MLTETPKKTFTLEEYRQIEETADFRNEYHDGEIIPMTGGSINHNRITRNLARKLGNLLDGQPYEVFSSDLRLWIPRYRRGTYPDVMVISGEPIFNDGRNDEILNPSLIVEVLSKSTQDYDKGDKFRFYRSIPEFSEYVLVNQYEFYVEQYIKNGSGQWLFLAYEGEDAIVRFSSAGVEMSLKDIYEKVNFDVEE, encoded by the coding sequence ATGCTTACTGAAACTCCAAAAAAAACCTTTACGCTTGAAGAATACCGGCAAATAGAAGAAACTGCCGATTTTAGAAATGAATACCACGACGGAGAAATTATACCCATGACTGGCGGCTCTATCAACCACAATCGGATTACACGAAATTTAGCAAGAAAATTAGGCAATTTGCTTGACGGACAGCCTTATGAGGTTTTCTCAAGTGATTTACGTCTCTGGATACCGCGCTATCGGCGTGGTACTTATCCTGATGTGATGGTAATTTCTGGAGAACCGATTTTTAATGACGGAAGAAATGATGAAATACTGAATCCTTCTTTAATTGTCGAGGTACTTTCTAAAAGCACTCAAGACTATGATAAAGGTGATAAATTTCGCTTTTATCGTTCGATTCCAGAATTTAGCGAATATGTGTTAGTCAATCAATATGAATTTTATGTTGAGCAGTATATCAAAAATGGATCAGGACAATGGTTATTTCTAGCTTATGAGGGCGAAGATGCGATAGTAAGATTTAGTTCTGCCGGTGTAGAAATGAGTTTAAAAGATATTTATGAAAAGGTTAATTTTGACGTTGAGGAATAA
- a CDS encoding DNA cytosine methyltransferase → MSDKKYTILSLFSGAGGLDLGFENEGFKLLEAIDINPWCVKTINKNRPDWNVILGDVCTYHPKLIKSPDVLIAGVPCQGFSLGGNRHSQDKRNLLYKEVIRIAEICRPRVILIENVLNLRTMLVPHTKIPYTEQIASELTKIGYQVFYGIFKVCYYGVPQTRRRFVFIAFKKAAPSNYLLPPETAITTIRDFLYDLAQNPTINLPNHNPTWGFKSAVHIETQEIFNSYEEVLPVRLSRTASDGHPVRSFDAPFPAIDTATVWGWAQGNIIAKRYPKDRTQEKFVRNPQASVTLWRISASRIRAFTHREYARLQTFPDEWIFLGGNKRDIHLQIGNAVPVRFAQHLAKNIKKALKCLDQDLPFSPPPSQTPISESVQLSLF, encoded by the coding sequence ATGAGCGATAAAAAATATACCATACTTAGTTTATTTTCAGGGGCCGGTGGCCTTGACTTAGGATTTGAAAACGAGGGATTTAAGCTCTTAGAAGCCATTGATATAAATCCTTGGTGCGTCAAAACGATCAACAAAAACCGGCCAGATTGGAACGTAATTTTAGGAGATGTTTGCACCTATCACCCCAAGCTGATAAAATCCCCAGATGTTTTGATCGCAGGAGTTCCCTGTCAAGGTTTTTCCTTGGGTGGAAATCGCCACTCACAGGATAAAAGAAATTTGCTTTATAAAGAAGTTATTAGAATAGCTGAAATCTGCCGGCCAAGAGTTATCCTAATCGAAAACGTCCTCAATTTGCGGACAATGTTAGTACCCCACACCAAAATTCCTTATACAGAACAAATTGCCTCTGAGCTAACCAAAATTGGTTATCAAGTATTTTATGGTATTTTTAAAGTCTGTTACTATGGCGTTCCGCAAACGCGGAGACGTTTTGTTTTTATTGCCTTCAAAAAAGCTGCTCCTTCCAACTACCTTTTACCCCCAGAGACAGCCATCACAACCATTCGAGATTTTCTATATGACTTAGCGCAAAATCCTACCATAAATCTGCCAAATCATAATCCAACTTGGGGGTTTAAAAGCGCGGTTCATATAGAAACACAAGAAATCTTTAACTCTTACGAAGAAGTCTTGCCGGTGCGCCTTTCAAGAACTGCATCAGACGGTCACCCAGTGCGCTCCTTTGATGCACCTTTTCCAGCTATCGACACAGCAACCGTCTGGGGATGGGCGCAAGGAAATATTATCGCCAAGCGTTATCCTAAAGATAGAACTCAAGAAAAATTTGTTAGAAATCCTCAAGCAAGCGTCACCCTTTGGCGCATTTCAGCCTCACGAATAAGAGCGTTTACCCATCGAGAATATGCACGTTTACAAACCTTTCCTGATGAGTGGATATTTTTGGGAGGAAATAAACGAGATATCCACCTACAAATAGGTAATGCAGTGCCGGTGCGTTTTGCTCAACATTTAGCAAAAAATATTAAAAAAGCGCTGAAGTGTTTAGATCAAGATTTACCTTTCTCTCCTCCACCCTCTCAGACACCGATTTCGGAATCTGTGCAACTATCTTTGTTTTGA